The segment TTAGGCATCATCTGCTTAGCCTTTTGGGATGCCTTCCAAACAGGTCATTCTACAGAAGTTCGGTTCGGTCGTTCGACACCAGCGTGAACTGCGCGGATGGTCACAAGAGCGGCTTGCGGCCGAATGTAAACTTCAACGCACATACATAGGTAGTGTCGAGCGTGGCGAACGGAATATCACGCTTGCCAATATATTGCGCATCGCTCAATCGCTTGAGATTCGAGCCTCAGAGTTGTTGGAGCTTGTGGAGGCGAAGCTATGACGTTGAAGTACTTCGACAGCGGCAGCGGTGGACCAGATGATTGCTTGGGGCGCTGGCTCGATGATGAATTATTAGAGGGCATACGAGCTTTCCGCGGACAGTTCGGTTTCTTCGACATTTCAGCGCTCCGAAAGTATCTGCCGATGCTGCAAGGCATGGTCGACGACGGAGGCACGTTTCGCTTGGTTATAGGCGCGAATAATGGTGACCCGGCGAGCACCGCTGATGTCAATGCGCTGCTTCCCATTATTTCCGGCAACGGCGACGCTCGCCTCGCCATCGTGGGCTTTTCTAATGCACTGTTCCACCCAAAGACACTTCACATCGTCCGTGCCAATGATTCGTCGGTGGGAGTTGTTGGGTCGGCCAATATGACTGCAAAAGGGCTTGGACACAACGTGGAAGCTGGAGTCGTGATCGAGTCCAGCGACGCGAATGACGTGGCGCTACGCCACATTGCAACCGCCATCGACTACTGGTTCGAGTGCGATGAACCTGGCGTTTACGAGATCACCGAAGAAGACGACATCGGGCGGCTAGAAACACTCGGCCTCATTGTCCCGCCATCAACACGCCGTAGACTTCGCGGGGCCAACCGTGCGCGAGGTCCGGTCAGTGGCCGTGGGCAGCGTCGAGTGGGCTGGCGTCCACCGCACGTTCCAGCGGACGAAGAACCGGCTGAGGTCGAAGGCGATGGATCCGTAGAGATTAACGGTGAGGACATGGCTTACCGACCGGCGATTGTCGCTCATTGGTGCAAGGAGTTAGCCACATCCGATGCACAACAGCCGTCTGCGAGCCATCGAACGGTTCGACGTCCCAGAAATAGACCAACCAGAGTTACAGGACAGCTTCGCCTCACTAAGTCTGTGTTCGACATCGATGCCAGTCGGTACTTCCGTGACGAATTTTTTGCAAACGAAGATTGGTCAGTAGATATTCGGGCTGGAAAAAGATGGGAGCAGGCAAATATAGTTTTCCATTTGCTGGGCTTAGAAGGATTATCAACCCCCCAAACGTTGTTAGTTGAGTATGCGTCACATCGTGCGGACCATGCCGGTGAACCTACTACTGTTCTGAAATGGGGACCAGCACTAAACCAATGGCTCCGTGATAACAATCATACCGAATACTGGATCGTGCTTGAGAAAGATATCAATGGCCGATACTGGATGTCATTTCAATCTGATAAGCCTGGTTGGGCACCGTGACTCAATCCGTCGCTTCCTGCCGTTTGGACTGCAAGCGTCGTCGGGCCGCATCCAGCAGCGGGAGTAGCTCGGCGTATGCGGGGTAACGATTGGACAAGAACTCGTCCGTAGTCTGCATCACCGCGTGCGTAGGGTCGAGCTGGCCGTTGACACCTCGGCTGATAGTATCAACCTCATCTATTAGACCATTTGTTTTCAAAAGTGGCACGGTAAGCCTAGCAACCTCTGAGGGTACAAGCTCCAACACACCGCCTCCGTATGTGCGCCCCTCTATCTCCGAGGACAGAAGCGTTAGTGTGTTCTGAAAGGCGGCAGCCAAGTCATGCTCGCGACCGCGATATAGATCGC is part of the Planctomycetota bacterium genome and harbors:
- a CDS encoding helix-turn-helix domain-containing protein, with product MPSKQVILQKFGSVVRHQRELRGWSQERLAAECKLQRTYIGSVERGERNITLANILRIAQSLEIRASELLELVEAKL